The proteins below come from a single Flavobacterium lindanitolerans genomic window:
- a CDS encoding ATP-binding protein, which yields MINKRLLIKNLLAHNDESSFYDKKRQLNLHTREGKAKFLKHICALSNSNPANNSYIVVGIEDHDNEIIGDDFFDDSRIQNLVNAFLENPPKIQYENVPFPNLPKDKVIGLVTIKPSKKVSFFKKGIHTIPAKSIFIRIGSNSVPVDEIPNDSGRNYQNVETVISIENNSRNSIEHTLEGVIDFMNNRHKDMSPKYKVFKELFVVCWAGHKKKVKDMTYLSRVDIELVNEQVKLFYSALDEVSIEYDNHTFSITEYLPLGLNDKTSYYPLEKQTISFYDNGYYKIETQFLFEPPQYNRKMLFHIYNSNQSLLAKLDKGLTLSEREKKDLENLPSTFMICYLNGFEEAKQKLIDAKPLLKSFENPTVYVNFKEAMRILRKMKYDTSLD from the coding sequence ATGATCAATAAGCGCCTGCTCATAAAAAATCTCCTTGCTCATAATGACGAAAGCAGTTTTTATGACAAAAAGCGCCAACTCAACCTCCACACCCGGGAAGGGAAGGCTAAATTCTTAAAACATATTTGCGCCTTGTCAAATTCCAATCCTGCCAACAATTCCTATATTGTTGTGGGCATTGAAGACCACGATAATGAAATTATAGGTGATGATTTTTTTGACGACAGTCGCATCCAGAATCTCGTCAATGCCTTTCTGGAGAATCCCCCTAAAATCCAGTATGAAAATGTGCCTTTTCCAAATCTTCCAAAAGACAAGGTCATTGGATTGGTAACAATCAAACCGAGTAAAAAAGTTTCCTTTTTTAAAAAAGGAATCCATACTATTCCTGCAAAATCGATATTCATACGCATTGGAAGCAATTCTGTTCCTGTTGATGAAATTCCAAATGATAGTGGCCGAAACTACCAAAATGTGGAAACCGTTATCAGTATTGAAAACAACTCCCGCAACAGCATTGAACATACTCTGGAAGGCGTTATTGATTTCATGAACAACCGGCATAAGGACATGTCTCCAAAATATAAAGTATTCAAAGAATTATTTGTGGTTTGCTGGGCCGGACATAAAAAAAAGGTCAAGGACATGACCTATCTTTCCCGTGTTGACATCGAACTGGTGAACGAACAGGTAAAGCTCTTTTATTCGGCATTGGATGAAGTTTCCATTGAATACGACAACCATACTTTTTCAATAACAGAATACCTGCCACTGGGACTAAACGATAAGACCAGTTATTATCCGTTAGAAAAACAGACCATTTCCTTTTATGACAACGGTTACTATAAAATCGAAACGCAATTTTTGTTTGAACCGCCACAATACAATAGAAAAATGCTTTTCCATATCTATAATTCCAACCAATCGCTGCTTGCCAAACTCGACAAAGGACTTACACTTTCTGAAAGAGAAAAAAAAGACCTGGAAAATCTTCCTTCAACATTCATGATTTGCTACCTCAACGGTTTTGAAGAGGCAAAACAAAAACTGATAGATGCAAAACCTTTGCTGAAAAGTTTCGAGAATCCGACTGTTTATGTCAACTTTAAGGAAGCAATGCGCATTTTGCGTAAGATGAAATATGATACATCACTTGATTGA